In Heliomicrobium undosum, the sequence GCACTAGTTAACAAAAATGATTTGCTTGCTATAAAACATGATGCGTCGATGGGTTCTTTCATACCATAACCCAAATAAGTTATAACACAAACAATGTTTGTGAAAGAATACCCATAATCTTTTATAAACGCTTCATCTAGCCGCTTAGGAAATTCGGATACAATGCTGTTAATCCTTGAAAGGACGTCTTCGTAAGAGCTTGAAGTGAGATGCTCCCATTCTTTTTGTCTAGAATAAAAACCTTGAATTTTTTCTTTACAATTATCTTCAAGAATTATATCTATTGGTTTGCGATAATTTTTCGGAAAAACGATCAACTTGGTATTGTTGGGAAATAATTTAAATGTTTGGTTTGATAATTGTGTGGTTATAAACGATACCTCTGCAGCAGCTACCGCACGTCCTAAATAGCCAGCTAGTTTTGGACTCGATATACCGTTGTTCCACGATGGTTTCATGAGGCATAACGTCTCGATTATATGTTTCATTGCTCTTCGAATGGTAGGTATGTTATCCTTTAGAAATTCATCCTCTTCTTCCGAGAACGATTCCTTATTGTTTCTCCATTCGTTGAAAATTTTCGTCCACTGTTCGTGTTGATAATAGATAAAATCTATTGTTGATAAATAATTTATTTTATCTAATTCTTTTTTCATTACCTGATAATAAAATCCATAAAGATCTTTTAATATATTATTAATAATTATTGGATCACTATATTCCCCAGGCTGGTATTTCCTTCTTAAAAAATATCCTGCTTCAGTATGCAGTTTAGACTGATCGATAGAACGCCAAACTTGTGTTCCATTAAAATCGATAAATACATTATCTTTATGGATTTTATTATTATATTTTTTCTTTTTCATTTTGTTTCACTCCTATAGCAAGCATTAATAAAATTGCCAACCAACATTCATCTCTAATAAAGCTAACTTGTAACATTGCAAGAATCACACATTACTATTAACTAAAGAAAAAGCAAAAAGTTCTTAGCTTTTTCCTCCATTAACACTTAATTATCCCCTCTTTAACTGATTTTTCAATTGTTCCAACAGTTACGGCATCCATGGCTTTCAGCACGTCAGCGAGCAGACCAGGACTGAACCCGGTTTCCACACAGATGGTCCATTTCCCGTATTTGGATCCTGATTTCGGTGCTACTGTGCTCTTTTGCCAACGTTACATCCGCCCACTGCTACGGGATATGGTTCGCTTTTTTATTCAGCTTGGTTGCCCAGATGACGTACTGGCGGTAATCAATACCCTTTTCTTCACACCATGTTTTTGCGGTCATGCCGCTTGCTCGACATTCGGTCACGATGGCCAACTGTTCTTGCGTAGTCAACCTTATACCTCCATTCTCATGTTTGAATGGAGATATTTTCGCATTCTTAGGACTGCCTGACCATGCGCCTGAACATTAAGCGCTTACTGACAACGGGCTATAAAAAAACACACAAGATACTTACTCGTATCCTATGTGTGTCGCTCTTGGCCGGTTTAATCATTATTATGAGTGCCCTTCCATGACCGAACGTAAATACGTTCCCCTTCTTTCTGTTCTACGTTTTCACCCGGTTGCAACAATCGACTGTATATCCAATTTCCGTCTTTCTTAACGTAAGCAATCGCTTTTTTCTCTAAGATAATCTCTTCTATTAAGTGAATGGCTTGATTATATGTTTCTTCTTCTGTTGGCGCATAACCGATATGTGTATGCCACCAGTCAAATCCGACCGTGATCTCTTCGTCTATTGTAGATATGAATAAGACTGTATCTTCATCATGCGGGGAAGGGATACTCACTTCAAGATAAGCCTCATCTCGGTCAGTGTACGGAGTTATCTGTATATAGGGTTTTAACTCAGGGAATTTCGCCAACAATTTATCGGCAAATACTTTGGAAAACTCATTTAATTCCACGGTGATCCTCCTTATCTCTGATTGTACCCCCTCATTTCAACGGTGTATTCACTTCACTTCCGGGAAGCTCAGTAATTCATCAAAGACACTCTTCTTGATCATCTCACGTGAATTGACCGGAACCAGATCAATCGATTTCCACACCACGTTCTTGAGTCCCCAGTAGTCGTGTGTGACCTTTTCGTTTTTGGGCTTACTGATCCAATTCTCGCCGCTCTGCTCTATGTCAAACTTATCCTGCATTCGAGTCGGATAATAAAAGAACCAGTGATCACTTACAGAGATGGTCGTCCATGGCCTGTTTTCAAAGTCAAAGGTGAACTTGCCAAGCGTGATTTGGGGAACAGGCTTACGACCGACATATTTTTTTGACTCGTCAGACAGAAGCGCCTCGACGACGTAAATGGGGCCGTTGCGCATTTCCGATCCATTTTTGAGTATGGGGTCTTTGGCCAACTGAAAGGGTTTGATAAAGCTGCTGATGGCCCAACCGCCGGGATCGGCGTCGCTTTTCCACCGGATAAAACGCGGGACTAATGGCACAAACCCTTCTTTAGCCCCGACGTTATCTAACTCGCCAAAAAAACGATTCAGGTTCTCGTAGGTTTGATACACCACCGAAACAGCCTTGCAGATATTATCGCCTATCGCGTCATGGTTTTTCGTTTCATTTAAACTCATAGTGATCTCCTCCCCGAATGTCCGCCGTCGGCCAGGCAATGAGATTGAGTTCATCATAAAAAACATAGCGCAGGCCATCACAAACGAATTTATCTTTGTCATATCCATCAAATCCGCTGAAAGACATAAAACCTTTCCTTGATAGCAATTGGGCAATATCCGAGAGGATAAGCTGCTGCCAGATAGGCAGTTCCTGCTTTGATGCCCTATCGGTTGCCTTGAATACATCCTCCCATGTGAGAAACCCCAGCGTGACACCCTCGGCCACAATGTTCCGTTCATATGTACTCCGGGCTATCGTCGCCGCCACACCGGACGGGGCAAGCAGCAGCAAATAGGCGCTCCGATTTGAAGCGATTGATTTTAGCAGTTCGGCATATCTGGCTAACTGATTGAAACTCTGTTGCCGCTCTTGATCACCGTTGTTACTG encodes:
- the tnpA gene encoding IS66 family insertion sequence element accessory protein TnpA; the protein is MTTQEQLAIVTECRASGMTAKTWCEEKGIDYRQYVIWATKLNKKANHIP
- a CDS encoding NERD domain-containing protein — protein: MSLKSPLLLSGSMTWKLSREMATKPSKGGDTLLAENYGKLSDAHSDRMERMEDKLTGDCFGALRYLPFEIGLGVVLKEAIWLTADQGQPATFNDALSVTSGHDFKLRFWEKHSTLGEIDVLLETPTYIIGIEVKYNSLLSSDDDVSNNGDQERQQSFNQLARYAELLKSIASNRSAYLLLLAPSGVAATIARSTYERNIVAEGVTLGFLTWEDVFKATDRASKQELPIWQQLILSDIAQLLSRKGFMSFSGFDGYDKDKFVCDGLRYVFYDELNLIAWPTADIRGGDHYEFK